The following are encoded in a window of Thermoanaerobacter ethanolicus JW 200 genomic DNA:
- a CDS encoding TSUP family transporter, protein MSIEYIVALCGIGFAAAFIDSIAGGGGIISLPGLLVLGVPPAFALGTNKFAASCASFTSSLTFIKYRVYDGDLLKYLVFGTLLGAILGVKTVLLLDSSQLRIIIIILMMFVAIYTLFVKNIGNENKFEGVNKKTIAIGLIISIILGFYDGFFGPGTGSFYIFLFLTLLNYDFKISAGNGKILNFVSNITSLIMFALHGKILYSIAIPMALAMILGARLGTKLAIKNGARLIRPILISVTLLYAVKMIFDITNH, encoded by the coding sequence TTGTCAATTGAATATATTGTAGCACTTTGCGGTATAGGATTTGCAGCTGCTTTTATTGATTCTATAGCGGGTGGAGGCGGTATAATAAGCCTTCCAGGGCTTTTAGTACTTGGAGTACCTCCAGCTTTTGCGCTTGGAACTAACAAATTTGCTGCTTCTTGTGCTTCTTTTACTAGTTCTTTAACTTTTATAAAGTATAGAGTGTATGATGGAGATTTGTTAAAATACTTGGTATTTGGGACTTTATTAGGTGCAATTCTTGGAGTCAAAACTGTACTTTTGTTAGATAGCTCGCAATTAAGGATAATTATAATTATTCTAATGATGTTTGTTGCAATATATACCTTGTTTGTTAAAAATATAGGCAATGAAAACAAATTTGAAGGCGTTAATAAAAAGACTATTGCAATAGGCCTTATAATTTCTATAATTCTTGGCTTTTATGATGGCTTTTTTGGACCGGGAACAGGTTCATTTTACATTTTTTTATTCTTAACACTTTTGAATTATGATTTTAAAATAAGTGCAGGAAATGGGAAAATACTGAATTTTGTAAGCAATATAACTTCACTAATTATGTTTGCGTTACATGGTAAGATATTGTATTCTATTGCAATTCCCATGGCGTTAGCAATGATACTGGGGGCAAGATTGGGGACAAAGCTGGCTATAAAAAATGGAGCTCGGCTTATAAGGCCTATATTGATTTCTGTCACTTTGTTGTATGCAGTGAAAATGATTTTTGATATAACAAATCATTAA